CTCCACGACAAAGGAGCCGGTCAGCAGATCGGCCAGCAGTGGACCACAATAGGAAACCACCGGCAAGATGGCCAGCCGCAGGGCGTGCTTGATCACCACCGTCGATTCGCTCAGGCCCTTGGCTCGAGCCGTGGTGATGTAGCCCTCCTTCAGCACCTCGGTCATGCCTTCCCGCATGAGCCGGGAGATCCGGCCGGCAAAATAAAGCCCCAAGGCAATGGTCGGCAGCACCGCGTGCCAAGGAGAGTCCCACAGCGCCACGGGAAAGATCCGGTAGTGCATGCCGAAAGCCATGATGAGCAGCGGGCCGACCACAAATCCCGGGATGCAGAAAGCCAGCAAAGCAAAAAAGCTCCCGATGTAATCTCCCCACTCGCCGCGTCGCAGCGCTGTGTAGACCCCGGTTGGGATGCCGACCCCCAAGGCAAACAGGAACGCCAGCAGCCCCAGCGTCATCGAGACCGGCAACCCTTGGGCTAGCACATCGTTCACACTGTGGTTGCGATACTTGAAGGAGGGACCCAGGTCGCCCTTGATCAGGCCACCCTCCGACCAACGGGTGCCACCCTTGCCATCCGGCTCGCGGAGCACGCCGAGGAAACGCAGATACTGTTTCCAGGTGGGATCGTCGAGATGGTATTTCGCGAGCAGCGCGCGTTCAATTTCGGGCGAAGCCGGCTTGCGTTCCTTGTCGAAAGGACCGCCGGGCGCAATGCGCACCAACTGGAAGGAAACCCAG
The nucleotide sequence above comes from Verrucomicrobiales bacterium. Encoded proteins:
- a CDS encoding ABC transporter permease: MWIHITRRLLGLIPLLLVISWVSFQLVRIAPGGPFDKERKPASPEIERALLAKYHLDDPTWKQYLRFLGVLREPDGKGGTRWSEGGLIKGDLGPSFKYRNHSVNDVLAQGLPVSMTLGLLAFLFALGVGIPTGVYTALRRGEWGDYIGSFFALLAFCIPGFVVGPLLIMAFGMHYRIFPVALWDSPWHAVLPTIALGLYFAGRISRLMREGMTEVLKEGYITTARAKGLSESTVVIKHALRLAILPVVSYCGPLLADLLTGSFVVENLFRIPGIGVFLVNAALGRDYPMVVGLVLVYALMLVLLNLVVDISYSFLDRRVKPG